The Streptomyces kanamyceticus genome window below encodes:
- a CDS encoding FAD-dependent monooxygenase produces the protein MTNSKSTENTKSTKNQAPTATHSLAHLNVLISGASVAGPALALWLARYGARVTVLEKAPALRRGGFAVDFRGEAHRTVLRRMGIWDEVHRRQTHMGRQTLVEADDTERVDLPAFLMSGDVEIFRGELSAILYERTQDRVEYVFGDSVASLTEDSEGVAVTFDHGSPRRFDLVVGADGLHSHTRRLAFGDESRYLRFLNYYVAGFDAPNHLGLDRTARIYSEPGRTLMLSNYGADPARAGVGLVFGSERLDYDRHDLGQQKKILADRFAGLGWRHAAGALDGLESADDLYFDAIAQIHVDRLSQGRVVLLGDAGYGATMGGIGTGTALVCAYVLAGELAAARGEHRVAFAAYEAEVRDYAKGCQKISGNAGPFLAPPTERKIRSRDRTYRVLSSRLLAGFFKRLTEKAASDITLKDYAPPSRQP, from the coding sequence CCCTCTGGCTGGCCCGCTACGGAGCGCGCGTCACCGTCCTGGAGAAGGCGCCCGCGCTGCGCAGGGGCGGCTTCGCCGTCGACTTCCGGGGCGAGGCGCACCGCACCGTACTGCGCCGCATGGGCATCTGGGACGAGGTCCACCGCAGGCAGACCCACATGGGCCGCCAGACCCTCGTCGAGGCCGACGACACGGAGCGGGTGGATCTGCCCGCGTTCCTGATGAGCGGTGACGTGGAGATCTTCCGCGGCGAGCTCTCCGCGATCCTCTACGAGCGCACCCAGGACCGGGTGGAGTACGTCTTCGGGGACTCCGTCGCCTCCCTCACCGAGGACTCCGAAGGCGTCGCCGTCACCTTCGACCACGGCTCTCCCCGCCGGTTCGACCTCGTCGTCGGCGCCGACGGGCTGCACTCCCACACGCGCCGCCTGGCCTTCGGCGACGAGTCGCGGTACCTGCGCTTCCTCAACTACTACGTAGCGGGGTTCGACGCCCCCAACCACCTCGGTCTCGACCGCACCGCCCGCATCTACAGCGAACCCGGCCGCACCCTCATGCTCAGCAACTACGGCGCCGACCCGGCCAGGGCGGGGGTCGGCCTGGTCTTCGGTTCCGAGCGGCTCGACTACGACCGGCACGACCTCGGGCAGCAGAAGAAGATCCTCGCCGACCGGTTCGCGGGGCTCGGCTGGCGGCACGCGGCAGGAGCCCTGGACGGCCTGGAGAGCGCCGACGACCTGTACTTCGACGCCATCGCGCAGATCCACGTCGACCGGCTCTCCCAGGGCCGCGTGGTCCTGCTCGGGGACGCCGGGTACGGCGCCACGATGGGCGGCATCGGGACCGGCACCGCGCTGGTCTGCGCGTACGTCCTCGCCGGTGAGCTCGCGGCCGCGCGGGGCGAGCACCGCGTCGCCTTCGCCGCGTACGAGGCGGAGGTCCGCGACTACGCCAAGGGCTGCCAGAAGATCTCCGGCAACGCGGGCCCCTTCCTCGCCCCGCCGACCGAGAGGAAGATCCGCAGCCGCGACCGGACGTACCGCGTGCTCAGCTCCCGCCTCCTGGCGGGCTTCTTCAAGAGGCTGACCGAGAAGGCCGCGAGCGACATCACGCTCAAGGACTACGCCCCGCCGAGCCGCCAGCCGTGA
- a CDS encoding D-alanine--D-alanine ligase family protein: MSSENLPQSPEQHPESSSERPLRKPRVAVVFGGRSSEHGISVVTAGAVLSAIDRAKYDVLPIGITTDGRWALTADEPERMAIADRQMPNVDDLSDSVEGGVLLPLAPGDREVVYSEPGSVPKALGEVDVVFPMLHGPYGEDGTLQGLLELSGVPYVGSGVLASAVGQDKDYMKRVFTSFGLNVGPYLVIRPREWQQDEAGARQRIADFAGEHGWPLFIKPARAGSSIGITKVDSFEGLDEAIAEAQRHDPKILIEALLRGREIECGVLEFEDGPRASVPAEIPPVQTHDYYDFEAKYIDSTPGIVPAPLTPEETAEIQRLAVEAFDAASCEGLVRADFFLTEDGRFVINEINTMPGFTPISMYPQMWEKSGVSYEELVDRLIQAALNRSTGLR, translated from the coding sequence ATGAGCAGCGAGAACCTCCCCCAGAGCCCTGAGCAGCACCCCGAGTCGAGCTCTGAGCGGCCGCTCCGCAAGCCGCGCGTGGCCGTCGTGTTCGGCGGCCGCAGCTCGGAGCACGGCATCTCCGTGGTCACGGCCGGCGCCGTGCTCAGCGCGATCGACCGTGCCAAGTACGACGTGCTGCCGATCGGCATCACCACGGACGGCCGTTGGGCGCTGACCGCCGACGAGCCCGAGCGGATGGCGATCGCCGACCGGCAGATGCCGAACGTGGACGACCTCTCCGACTCCGTGGAGGGCGGCGTCCTGCTGCCGCTGGCCCCCGGCGACCGCGAGGTCGTCTACAGCGAGCCGGGCTCCGTGCCCAAGGCGCTCGGCGAGGTCGACGTCGTCTTCCCGATGCTGCACGGTCCCTACGGAGAGGACGGCACCCTCCAGGGGCTGCTCGAACTCTCCGGAGTGCCCTATGTCGGCTCCGGAGTCCTCGCCTCGGCCGTCGGCCAGGACAAGGACTACATGAAGCGGGTGTTCACGTCCTTCGGGCTGAACGTCGGCCCCTACCTGGTGATCCGCCCCCGCGAGTGGCAGCAGGACGAGGCCGGTGCCCGGCAGCGCATCGCGGACTTCGCGGGCGAGCACGGCTGGCCGCTGTTCATCAAGCCCGCGCGCGCGGGCTCTTCGATCGGCATCACGAAGGTCGACTCCTTCGAGGGCCTGGACGAGGCGATCGCCGAGGCGCAGCGCCACGACCCGAAGATCCTGATCGAGGCGCTGCTGCGCGGCCGTGAGATCGAGTGCGGCGTCCTGGAGTTCGAGGACGGGCCGCGCGCGAGCGTCCCCGCCGAGATCCCCCCGGTGCAGACGCACGACTACTACGACTTCGAGGCGAAGTACATCGACTCGACGCCCGGCATCGTGCCCGCCCCGCTGACGCCCGAGGAGACCGCGGAGATCCAGCGGCTCGCGGTCGAGGCGTTCGACGCCGCGTCCTGCGAGGGCCTGGTGCGCGCGGACTTCTTCCTCACCGAGGACGGCCGGTTCGTGATCAACGAGATCAACACGATGCCGGGCTTCACGCCCATCTCGATGTACCCGCAGATGTGGGAGAAGAGCGGCGTCAGCTACGAAGAGCTGGTGGACCGCCTCATCCAGGCCGCCCTGAACCGCTCGACGGGCCTGCGCTGA
- a CDS encoding DUF3515 domain-containing protein — translation MNIPRLRRRCLIGTSALALLITTAACSSTDDEASVVVPSPKAKAAGLCRDLHEQLPKKVEGLERTDPGPESELTAGWGDPAIILRCGVPRPPEMIDPDYAAKNGVKVNGVAWLLQKNDDGSYTFTTGARLAYVEVKLPEERTGGGLGPLTDFAGPIKKTIPEGIA, via the coding sequence GTGAACATCCCCCGTCTCCGGCGCCGCTGCCTCATAGGAACGTCCGCCCTCGCCCTGTTGATCACGACAGCGGCCTGCTCTTCTACGGACGACGAGGCGTCAGTGGTGGTTCCTTCTCCGAAGGCCAAGGCCGCAGGGCTCTGCCGGGACCTGCACGAGCAACTCCCGAAGAAGGTCGAAGGGCTTGAGCGCACCGACCCGGGGCCCGAGTCCGAGCTGACCGCCGGGTGGGGAGACCCGGCGATCATACTGCGCTGCGGTGTGCCCCGGCCCCCCGAGATGATCGATCCCGACTACGCCGCGAAGAACGGCGTGAAGGTGAACGGCGTCGCCTGGCTCCTGCAGAAGAACGACGACGGTTCGTACACCTTCACCACGGGGGCTCGTCTCGCCTACGTCGAGGTGAAGCTGCCCGAGGAGCGGACGGGGGGCGGTCTCGGGCCGCTCACGGACTTCGCGGGGCCCATCAAGAAGACCATTCCCGAGGGGATCGCCTGA
- a CDS encoding thiamine-phosphate kinase, whose product MKGTVGELGEFGLIRELTSRLTSTPAVRLGPGDDAAVVSAPDRRVVASTDILLEGRHFRRDWSTAYDVGRKAAAQNLADIAAMGAVPTALLLGLVVPAELPASWPVELMDGLRDECQVAGAAVVGGDVVRGDTITVSITALGDLRNHEPVTRAGAQPGDVVAVTGWLGWSAAGHAVLSRGFRSPRAFVEAHRRPEPPYHAGPAAAGLGATSMTDVSDGLIADLGHIADASKVRIDIRSGDVDVPSQMNDIGQAVGVDPLQWVLNGGEDHAIVATFPPDVKLPARWKVIGEVLNPSALPQVTVDGAPWTSKGWDHFGDNGDAE is encoded by the coding sequence GTGAAGGGAACCGTGGGCGAGTTGGGGGAGTTCGGGCTCATCAGAGAGCTCACCTCCCGGCTCACCTCCACTCCGGCCGTACGGCTCGGTCCCGGCGATGACGCCGCGGTGGTGTCCGCTCCGGACCGCAGGGTCGTGGCGAGCACCGACATCCTCCTGGAGGGGCGGCACTTCCGCCGCGACTGGTCCACCGCGTACGACGTGGGCCGCAAGGCGGCGGCCCAGAACCTCGCGGACATCGCGGCGATGGGCGCCGTGCCCACCGCGCTGCTGCTCGGCCTGGTGGTGCCCGCCGAACTCCCCGCCAGCTGGCCCGTCGAGCTCATGGACGGCCTCAGGGACGAGTGCCAGGTCGCGGGCGCGGCCGTCGTCGGCGGCGACGTCGTACGCGGCGACACCATCACCGTCTCGATCACCGCTCTCGGCGATCTGCGCAACCACGAGCCGGTCACGCGCGCGGGTGCCCAGCCGGGCGACGTCGTCGCCGTGACGGGCTGGCTCGGCTGGTCCGCCGCCGGACACGCGGTGCTCTCGCGCGGCTTCCGCTCGCCCCGCGCCTTCGTGGAGGCCCACCGCAGGCCCGAACCGCCCTACCACGCGGGCCCCGCGGCCGCCGGGCTCGGCGCGACGTCGATGACGGACGTCAGCGACGGGCTCATCGCCGACCTCGGGCACATCGCCGACGCGAGCAAGGTGCGCATCGACATCCGCTCCGGAGACGTCGACGTGCCCTCCCAGATGAACGACATCGGTCAGGCCGTCGGCGTCGACCCGCTCCAGTGGGTGCTCAACGGCGGCGAGGACCACGCGATCGTGGCGACCTTCCCGCCGGACGTGAAGCTGCCCGCCCGCTGGAAGGTCATCGGCGAGGTCCTCAACCCCTCCGCGCTGCCCCAGGTGACCGTGGACGGCGCCCCGTGGACAAGCAAGGGCTGGGACCACTTCGGGGACAACGGAGACGCCGAGTGA
- the leuD gene encoding 3-isopropylmalate dehydratase small subunit has translation MEAFTTHTGRAVPLRRSNVDTDQIIPAHWLKKVTRDGFEDGLFEAWRKDGEFILNKPERQGATVLVAGPDFGTGSSREHAVWALQNYGFKAVISARFADIFRGNSLKNGLLTVVLDQKVVDALWELTESDPQAEITVDLRDRQVRAEGITADFELDENARWRLLNGLDDISITLQNEPDIASYETRRPSYKPRTVQV, from the coding sequence ATGGAAGCTTTCACCACGCACACCGGCCGGGCCGTACCGCTGCGCCGCAGCAACGTCGACACCGACCAGATCATCCCCGCCCACTGGCTGAAGAAGGTCACCAGGGACGGTTTCGAGGACGGGCTCTTCGAGGCCTGGCGCAAGGACGGCGAGTTCATCCTGAACAAGCCCGAACGCCAGGGCGCCACGGTCCTGGTCGCCGGACCCGACTTCGGCACCGGATCCTCCCGCGAGCACGCCGTGTGGGCGCTGCAGAACTACGGCTTCAAGGCCGTCATCTCCGCCCGCTTCGCCGACATCTTCCGGGGCAACTCGCTGAAGAACGGCCTGCTCACCGTGGTGCTCGACCAGAAGGTCGTGGACGCGCTCTGGGAGCTGACGGAGAGCGACCCGCAGGCCGAGATCACGGTCGACCTGCGGGACCGCCAGGTCCGCGCGGAGGGCATCACCGCCGACTTCGAACTCGACGAGAACGCCCGCTGGCGGCTCCTGAACGGCCTCGACGACATCAGCATCACGCTGCAGAACGAGCCCGACATCGCCTCGTACGAGACCCGGCGGCCCTCCTACAAGCCCCGCACCGTGCAGGTCTGA
- the leuC gene encoding 3-isopropylmalate dehydratase large subunit, which produces MGRTLAEKVWDDHVVRRAEGEPDLLYIDLHLLHEVTSPQAFDGLRQAGRPVRRLDLTIATEDHNTPTLDIDKPIADPVSRAQLETLRKNCAEFGVRLHPLGDVEQGVVHVVGPQLGLTQPGTTVVCGDSHTSTHGAFGALAFGIGTSQVEHVLATQTLPMARPKTMAITVDGELPDGVTAKDLILAIIAKIGTGGGQGYVLEYRGPAIEKLSMEARMTICNMSIEAGARAGMIAPDETTFDYIQGRAHAPQGADWDAAVAYWKTLRTDDDAVFDAEVYIDATALAPFVTWGTNPGQGAPLSANVPDPASYEDASERHAAEKALEYMGLTAGQPLRDIKVDTVFVGSCTNGRIEDLRAAASVVEGRKVADGVRMLVVPGSVRVALQAVEEGLDKVFTAAGAEWRHAGCSMCLGMNPDQLAPGERSASTSNRNFEGRQGKGGRTHLVSPQVAAATAVTGHLAAPTDLSDAPVTAGV; this is translated from the coding sequence ATGGGTAGGACACTCGCGGAGAAGGTCTGGGACGACCACGTCGTCCGGCGCGCCGAGGGCGAGCCCGACCTCCTCTACATCGATCTGCACCTGCTGCACGAGGTGACCAGCCCCCAGGCCTTCGACGGCCTCCGCCAGGCAGGCCGCCCGGTGCGGCGGCTCGACCTCACCATCGCGACCGAGGATCACAACACCCCGACCCTCGACATCGACAAGCCCATCGCCGACCCGGTCTCGCGCGCCCAGCTGGAGACGCTGCGCAAGAACTGCGCCGAGTTCGGGGTGCGCCTGCACCCGCTGGGCGACGTCGAGCAGGGCGTCGTCCACGTGGTGGGACCGCAGCTGGGACTGACCCAGCCCGGCACCACCGTGGTCTGCGGCGACTCGCACACCTCCACCCACGGCGCGTTCGGCGCCCTGGCGTTCGGCATCGGCACCTCCCAGGTCGAGCACGTCCTGGCCACCCAGACGCTGCCGATGGCCCGCCCGAAGACCATGGCCATCACGGTCGACGGCGAACTGCCCGACGGCGTCACCGCCAAGGACCTCATCCTCGCCATCATCGCGAAGATCGGCACCGGCGGCGGCCAGGGCTACGTCCTGGAGTACCGCGGCCCGGCCATCGAGAAGCTCTCGATGGAGGCCCGGATGACCATCTGCAACATGTCGATCGAGGCGGGCGCCCGCGCGGGCATGATCGCCCCGGACGAGACCACGTTCGACTACATCCAGGGCCGCGCCCACGCCCCGCAGGGCGCTGACTGGGACGCCGCGGTGGCGTACTGGAAGACCCTGCGGACCGATGACGACGCGGTCTTCGACGCCGAGGTCTACATCGACGCCACCGCGCTCGCGCCGTTCGTCACCTGGGGCACCAACCCCGGCCAGGGAGCGCCCCTTTCGGCGAACGTCCCCGACCCGGCTTCGTACGAAGACGCTTCGGAGCGGCACGCCGCCGAAAAGGCCCTGGAGTACATGGGGTTGACCGCCGGGCAGCCGCTGCGCGACATCAAGGTCGACACCGTCTTCGTAGGTTCCTGCACCAATGGCCGCATCGAGGACCTGCGGGCGGCGGCCTCCGTCGTCGAGGGCCGCAAAGTCGCCGACGGCGTACGGATGCTGGTCGTGCCCGGCTCGGTCCGGGTCGCCCTGCAGGCCGTCGAGGAGGGCCTGGACAAGGTCTTCACCGCCGCGGGGGCCGAATGGCGGCACGCGGGCTGCTCGATGTGTCTGGGCATGAACCCCGACCAACTGGCCCCCGGCGAGCGCTCGGCGTCCACCTCCAACCGCAACTTCGAGGGCAGGCAGGGCAAGGGCGGCCGCACCCACCTGGTCTCCCCGCAGGTCGCCGCCGCCACCGCGGTCACCGGCCACCTGGCCGCGCCCACCGATCTGTCCGACGCCCCCGTGACCGCCGGAGTCTGA
- a CDS encoding NAD(P)H-dependent glycerol-3-phosphate dehydrogenase, translated as MVLADAGCDVTLWGRRAELADAVNSTRTNPDYLPGVELPENLRATTDPAEAAEGADFTVLAVPSQTLRHNLAAWAPLLAPDTVLVSLMKGVELGSAMRMSEVIEDVTKVPGDRVAVVTGPNLAREIAARQPAAAVVACRDEAVAQRLQTACHTPYFRPYTNTDVVGCELGGAVKNVIGLAVGIADGMGLGDNAKGSLITRGLAETTRLGLAMGADPLTFAGLAGLGDLVATCSSPLSRNHTFGTNLGKGMTLEETIAVTKQTAEGVKSCESVLDLARRHGVDMPITETVVGIVHEGTPPVVALKELMSRSAKPERR; from the coding sequence ATGGTGCTCGCCGACGCGGGGTGCGACGTCACCCTGTGGGGCCGTCGCGCCGAACTCGCCGACGCGGTCAACTCCACCCGCACCAACCCCGACTACCTGCCCGGTGTCGAGCTCCCGGAGAACCTCAGGGCGACCACCGACCCGGCAGAGGCCGCCGAGGGCGCCGACTTCACGGTGCTCGCCGTGCCCTCGCAGACGCTGCGCCACAACCTCGCCGCGTGGGCCCCGCTGCTCGCCCCCGACACGGTCCTCGTCTCGCTCATGAAGGGCGTCGAGCTCGGCTCCGCGATGCGGATGAGCGAGGTCATCGAGGACGTCACCAAGGTCCCCGGGGACCGCGTCGCCGTCGTCACCGGGCCCAACCTGGCCCGTGAGATCGCCGCCAGGCAGCCCGCCGCCGCCGTGGTGGCCTGCCGGGACGAGGCGGTCGCACAGCGCCTCCAGACGGCCTGCCACACCCCGTATTTCCGCCCGTACACCAACACCGACGTGGTCGGCTGCGAGCTCGGCGGCGCCGTCAAGAACGTCATCGGGCTCGCCGTCGGCATCGCGGACGGCATGGGCCTCGGCGACAACGCCAAGGGCTCGCTCATCACGCGCGGCCTCGCCGAGACCACCCGCCTCGGCCTCGCCATGGGCGCCGACCCGCTGACGTTCGCCGGACTCGCGGGCCTCGGCGACCTCGTGGCGACCTGCTCCTCGCCGCTCTCGCGCAACCACACCTTCGGCACCAACCTCGGCAAGGGCATGACCCTGGAGGAGACCATCGCGGTCACCAAGCAGACCGCGGAGGGCGTCAAGTCCTGCGAGTCGGTGCTGGATCTGGCCCGCAGGCACGGCGTCGACATGCCGATCACGGAGACGGTCGTCGGCATCGTGCACGAGGGCACCCCGCCGGTGGTCGCCCTCAAGGAGCTCATGTCGCGCAGTGCCAAGCCCGAGCGTCGCTGA
- a CDS encoding HU family DNA-binding protein: MNKAQLVEAIADKVGGRQQAADAVDAVLDAVVRAVVSGDRVSVTGFGSFEKVDRPARYARNPQTGERVRVKKTSVPRFRAGQGFKDLVSGSKKLPKNDVAVKKAPKGSLTGGASATVKKAAAKKASTAKKATATATKAAAKKTTAKKSAAKKTTATAKKAAAKKATAKKTATKATAKKATATAKKTTAKKAAPAKKATAKKTAPAKKATAKKAPAKKSTARKTTAKKATARKK; this comes from the coding sequence GTGAACAAGGCGCAGCTCGTAGAAGCGATTGCCGACAAGGTTGGCGGCCGTCAGCAGGCCGCCGACGCCGTGGACGCGGTCCTGGACGCCGTCGTCCGTGCCGTGGTCAGCGGGGACCGTGTTTCGGTCACCGGCTTCGGCTCGTTCGAGAAGGTCGACCGTCCGGCCCGCTACGCCCGCAACCCCCAGACCGGGGAGCGCGTGCGAGTCAAGAAGACCTCGGTTCCGCGATTCCGCGCGGGCCAGGGCTTCAAGGACCTGGTGAGCGGCTCGAAGAAGCTCCCGAAGAACGACGTCGCGGTCAAGAAGGCGCCCAAGGGCAGCCTGACCGGCGGCGCTTCGGCGACCGTCAAGAAGGCCGCGGCCAAGAAGGCCAGCACCGCCAAGAAGGCGACGGCCACGGCGACGAAGGCCGCCGCCAAGAAGACCACCGCCAAGAAGTCCGCCGCGAAGAAGACCACGGCGACGGCGAAGAAGGCGGCCGCGAAGAAGGCCACCGCCAAGAAGACGGCGACGAAGGCCACGGCCAAGAAGGCCACGGCGACGGCGAAGAAGACCACCGCCAAGAAGGCCGCGCCCGCCAAGAAGGCCACCGCCAAGAAGACGGCGCCCGCCAAGAAGGCCACGGCCAAGAAGGCGCCCGCCAAGAAGTCGACGGCGCGCAAGACGACCGCCAAGAAGGCCACGGCCCGCAAGAAGTAA
- a CDS encoding Lrp/AsnC family transcriptional regulator has product MVQAYILIQTEVGKASTVAELIGKIPGVIQAEDVTGPYDVIVRAQADTVDELGRMVVAKVQQVDGITRTLTCPVVHL; this is encoded by the coding sequence GTGGTACAGGCGTACATCCTGATCCAAACAGAGGTCGGCAAGGCGTCGACCGTCGCCGAGCTGATCGGCAAGATCCCGGGAGTGATTCAGGCCGAGGACGTGACCGGACCCTACGACGTCATCGTGCGCGCACAAGCGGACACGGTGGACGAACTCGGCCGCATGGTGGTCGCGAAGGTCCAGCAGGTGGACGGCATCACCCGAACTCTGACCTGCCCGGTCGTGCACTTGTAG
- a CDS encoding SCO5555 family protein: MERDSQLELYGLVADQLKEAHSRVRALQVPEGVRMALTRKLLVITAAAKHDLADAARRLERLMASLDEADEGRFPEDA, from the coding sequence ATGGAACGTGACAGCCAACTCGAGCTCTACGGGCTCGTCGCGGACCAACTGAAGGAAGCGCACTCCCGGGTGCGTGCACTGCAAGTCCCGGAGGGCGTACGGATGGCGCTGACCCGGAAGCTGCTGGTCATTACGGCCGCGGCCAAACACGATCTCGCCGATGCGGCAAGGCGTCTGGAGCGATTGATGGCGTCCCTCGACGAAGCTGACGAGGGCCGATTCCCCGAAGACGCCTGA
- the thiD gene encoding bifunctional hydroxymethylpyrimidine kinase/phosphomethylpyrimidine kinase produces the protein MTAPPRVLTVAGSDSGGGAGIQADLKTMLALGTHGMSVVTAVTAQNSLGVQGFWELPGEAVRAQYRSVVDDIGVRAVKTGMLASAELVETVAELLAGTDAPTVVDPVGVSKHGDSLLAASALDSVRTKLLPRATVATPNLDEVAQLTGVHVESEDGLRRAADAVLAYGPRWVLIKGGHLRGDAVDLLTDGSEEHVLRAPRHDNRHTHGTGCTLASAIAAQLAKGQSVPEAVAAAKEYVTGAIAAGFALGGGIGPVDHGWRLGGA, from the coding sequence GTGACCGCGCCGCCGCGGGTGCTCACCGTCGCCGGATCCGACTCCGGCGGCGGCGCGGGCATCCAGGCCGACCTGAAGACGATGCTCGCCCTCGGCACGCACGGCATGAGCGTCGTCACGGCGGTCACCGCGCAGAACTCCCTTGGCGTGCAGGGGTTCTGGGAGCTGCCGGGCGAGGCGGTGCGGGCCCAGTACCGCAGCGTCGTCGACGACATCGGCGTGCGGGCCGTGAAGACCGGGATGCTGGCGTCGGCCGAACTGGTCGAGACCGTCGCCGAGTTGCTCGCGGGCACGGACGCGCCCACGGTCGTCGACCCGGTGGGCGTCTCCAAGCACGGCGACTCGCTGCTCGCGGCCTCGGCCCTCGACTCCGTCCGTACGAAACTGCTGCCTCGTGCCACCGTCGCGACGCCCAACCTCGACGAGGTCGCCCAACTGACCGGCGTCCACGTCGAGTCGGAGGACGGGCTGCGCCGTGCGGCCGACGCCGTCCTCGCGTACGGACCCCGGTGGGTGCTCATCAAGGGCGGCCACCTCCGCGGTGACGCGGTGGACCTGCTCACCGACGGCTCCGAGGAGCACGTGCTGCGCGCCCCGCGCCACGACAACCGTCACACGCACGGCACGGGCTGCACGCTCGCCAGCGCGATCGCCGCGCAGCTGGCGAAGGGCCAGAGCGTCCCCGAGGCCGTCGCCGCGGCCAAGGAGTACGTCACCGGGGCGATCGCCGCCGGGTTCGCACTCGGCGGCGGGATCGGCCCGGTGGATCACGGCTGGCGGCTCGGCGGGGCGTAG
- a CDS encoding lysophospholipid acyltransferase family protein, which produces MSRRRIGFWYRLAAVIAKPPLVVLFKRDWRGMEHIPADGGFITAVNHNSHIDPFSYAHFQYNTGRVPRFLAKDGLFKGGFVAKVMKGTGQIPVYRETSNALDAFRAAVDAIERGECVAFYPEGTLTRDPDMWPMTAKSGAARVALKTKCPVIPVAQWGANLALPPYSKKPSFFPRKTLQVKAGAPVDLSRFYDKEPTAEVLREVTETIMAAITELLEEVRDEKAPDTPYDPRRARREQRRKAAGATAPPSTAESTPEDSK; this is translated from the coding sequence GTGTCCCGCCGCAGAATCGGCTTCTGGTACCGCCTTGCGGCGGTGATCGCAAAACCGCCGCTGGTGGTTCTGTTCAAGCGGGACTGGCGTGGAATGGAACACATTCCGGCCGACGGCGGATTCATCACGGCGGTGAATCACAACTCGCATATCGACCCGTTCTCGTACGCGCACTTCCAGTACAACACGGGACGGGTGCCGCGTTTCCTGGCAAAGGACGGCCTTTTCAAGGGCGGTTTCGTCGCGAAGGTGATGAAGGGCACGGGCCAGATCCCGGTCTACCGCGAGACGTCGAACGCGCTGGACGCCTTCCGCGCCGCGGTCGACGCCATCGAGCGCGGTGAGTGCGTCGCGTTCTACCCCGAGGGCACCCTCACCAGGGACCCCGACATGTGGCCGATGACCGCCAAGTCCGGTGCCGCGCGGGTCGCCCTGAAGACCAAGTGCCCGGTGATTCCCGTGGCCCAGTGGGGCGCCAACCTCGCCCTGCCGCCGTACAGCAAGAAGCCCTCCTTCTTCCCCCGCAAGACCCTTCAGGTGAAGGCCGGAGCCCCCGTCGACCTGTCGCGCTTCTACGACAAGGAGCCGACCGCCGAGGTGCTGCGCGAGGTGACCGAGACCATCATGGCCGCGATCACCGAACTCCTGGAGGAGGTCAGGGACGAGAAGGCCCCCGATACGCCGTACGACCCGCGCAGGGCACGGCGTGAGCAACGACGCAAGGCGGCGGGTGCCACCGCACCGCCGAGCACCGCAGAGAGCACCCCGGAGGACAGCAAGTGA
- the cofC gene encoding 2-phospho-L-lactate guanylyltransferase, which translates to MQWTLVIPLKPLARAKSRLAATAGDGLRPGLALAFAQDTVAAVAACAAVRDVVVVTDDTLAGRELAALGARIVPDAPGEGLNAALRHGTAAVRAGRPEVAVAALNADLPALRPLELARVLDGAAQFPRAFLPDAAGIGTTLLAAAAGTELRPVFGTASRARHAASGAVELALDGVDSVRQDVDTGEDLRAALALGVGPRTAAAAARLLIAD; encoded by the coding sequence GTGCAGTGGACCCTGGTCATCCCTCTGAAGCCGCTGGCGCGTGCCAAGAGCAGGCTCGCGGCGACCGCGGGCGACGGCCTGCGACCGGGTCTCGCCCTGGCGTTCGCGCAGGACACCGTGGCCGCGGTGGCGGCCTGTGCCGCGGTGCGGGATGTGGTGGTCGTCACGGACGACACCCTGGCGGGCCGGGAGCTGGCCGCGCTGGGCGCGCGGATCGTCCCCGACGCACCGGGAGAAGGCCTGAACGCCGCTCTGCGGCACGGAACGGCCGCCGTGCGCGCCGGACGGCCCGAAGTCGCCGTCGCGGCCCTGAACGCCGATCTACCGGCGCTGCGCCCCCTGGAATTGGCCCGGGTGCTCGACGGCGCCGCCCAATTCCCCCGGGCTTTCCTGCCCGATGCCGCCGGAATCGGCACGACACTGCTCGCCGCGGCGGCGGGAACGGAATTGCGGCCGGTATTCGGCACCGCGTCCCGGGCCAGGCACGCGGCTTCCGGCGCGGTGGAACTCGCGCTCGACGGCGTCGATTCCGTACGCCAGGACGTGGACACCGGCGAGGACCTGCGGGCCGCCCTCGCGCTCGGCGTGGGCCCGCGCACCGCGGCGGCCGCGGCCCGGCTCCTGATCGCCGACTGA